In Pseudomonas nunensis, a single window of DNA contains:
- the cobU gene encoding bifunctional adenosylcobinamide kinase/adenosylcobinamide-phosphate guanylyltransferase encodes MLQLILGGARSGKSRLAEKLAAGSQLQVTYIATSQPLDGEMNERVAHHRARRPAEWALIEEPLELARVLRENASSERCLLVDCLTLWLTNLLMLDNLERLTAERDALLDCLASLPGEIIFVSNETGMGVVPLGELTRRYVDEAGWLHQALAERCQRVVLTVAGLPLTLKGTAL; translated from the coding sequence ATGCTCCAACTCATCCTCGGCGGCGCCCGCTCCGGCAAAAGTCGCCTGGCGGAAAAACTCGCGGCAGGCAGTCAACTCCAGGTCACCTACATCGCCACCAGCCAACCCCTGGACGGCGAGATGAACGAACGGGTCGCCCATCACCGCGCCCGTCGCCCCGCCGAATGGGCGCTGATCGAAGAACCGCTGGAACTGGCCCGCGTCCTGCGCGAAAACGCCAGCTCCGAGCGTTGCCTGCTGGTGGATTGCCTGACCTTGTGGCTGACCAATCTGCTGATGCTCGACAACCTCGAGCGCCTGACCGCCGAGCGCGACGCCTTGCTGGATTGCCTGGCTTCGCTGCCGGGTGAAATCATTTTTGTCAGCAACGAGACCGGAATGGGTGTCGTGCCGCTGGGCGAATTGACTCGCCGCTATGTCGATGAAGCCGGTTGGCTGCATCAAGCCCTGGCTGAGCGCTGTCAGCGTGTTGTCCTGACCGTCGCCGGCCTGCCCCTGACTCTGAAAGGTACTGCGTTATGA